The following proteins come from a genomic window of Elusimicrobiota bacterium:
- a CDS encoding SDR family oxidoreductase: MELNGTVALLTGGARVGRAVALGLARRGARVALAYRSSQRAARETQGAIEKAGGRALLVRADLSRPGDAQRLVAAVTGRWNRLDVLINMASNYQKAPPRGFRSMAAGDRFLEKALAVDLKAAHRLSALAAPWLSRNGGRIVNISDWVAASGRPRYKGYAAYYAAKTAVKGLTEALALEMAPRVLVNAVAPGPILPPPGLSPRANREVIANTPLGRWGGSEEIAKAILFFIDSDFVTGETLRVDGGRHLF; encoded by the coding sequence ATGGAATTGAACGGGACAGTGGCGTTGTTGACCGGCGGGGCCCGCGTCGGCCGCGCGGTCGCCCTGGGTCTGGCGCGCCGGGGCGCCCGGGTCGCCCTGGCCTATCGGTCGTCCCAGCGGGCCGCACGGGAAACCCAGGGCGCCATTGAAAAGGCCGGGGGGCGGGCCCTCCTGGTCCGCGCCGATTTAAGCCGGCCGGGGGACGCCCAACGGTTGGTGGCCGCCGTTACGGGCCGATGGAATCGTTTGGACGTATTGATCAACATGGCCTCCAACTATCAAAAGGCGCCCCCCCGGGGGTTTCGATCAATGGCGGCGGGGGACCGGTTCTTGGAGAAAGCCCTGGCCGTTGATTTGAAAGCCGCCCATCGACTGTCGGCCCTCGCGGCGCCCTGGCTCTCCCGGAACGGGGGCCGCATCGTGAACATTTCCGATTGGGTGGCGGCCTCGGGACGCCCGCGCTATAAAGGTTACGCCGCCTACTACGCCGCCAAAACCGCGGTCAAGGGATTGACCGAAGCCCTCGCCTTGGAGATGGCGCCCCGGGTTTTGGTCAACGCGGTGGCCCCCGGGCCCATTTTGCCGCCGCCGGGACTGTCTCCCCGGGCCAACCGGGAGGTGATCGCCAACACGCCCCTGGGCCGTTGGGGCGGGTCCGAGGAAATCGCCAAGGCCATCCTGTTTTTCATCGATTCCGACTTCGTCACCGGGGAAACCCTCCGGGTGGACGGCGGTCGGCACCTCTTTTAG
- a CDS encoding zf-TFIIB domain-containing protein, translating into MKCPKCPSVLSPSSTDRVDLNFCPDCRGSWFDKDDPAFLTELRDDFPNPPEPLPALATRFVCPRCDSKMEELAFSPLQELRLNRCPACRGVWLDKGEWKKVERIAEGFDTPKSKVLRAARKLKIRARARPE; encoded by the coding sequence ATGAAATGCCCGAAGTGCCCTTCCGTGCTGAGCCCGTCGTCCACCGACCGCGTGGACTTGAACTTCTGCCCCGATTGCCGCGGTTCCTGGTTCGACAAGGACGACCCCGCGTTCCTCACCGAACTGCGCGACGATTTCCCCAACCCGCCCGAACCGCTCCCCGCCCTGGCCACCCGGTTCGTTTGCCCCCGGTGCGACTCCAAGATGGAGGAGTTGGCTTTTTCCCCGTTGCAGGAACTGCGTCTGAACCGCTGCCCCGCCTGTCGGGGGGTTTGGCTCGACAAGGGGGAATGGAAAAAAGTGGAACGCATCGCCGAAGGCTTCGACACCCCCAAATCCAAGGTTCTCCGCGCCGCCCGGAAACTGAAAATCCGCGCCCGCGCCCGTCCCGAATGA
- a CDS encoding CPBP family intramembrane metalloprotease yields the protein MNKSALLEVAAFYGWILAAIWGGQRLGLSGQVWIGAVLLMGAAVYSTRRHGDGPERLGFSMRWFKPASASMLKVAGPLLLALAVWAAVSPPPPMKKLFFWVLGYPLWAFAQEYALLAFAANRLRNGLGDRTKTIALINGLLFAAVHFPNPMLMTACLLSGVAFTWIFLKTPHLVPPALAHALGGALLSWIFLDQYNAMMVGPAYWKHALTPGPHP from the coding sequence ATGAACAAATCCGCCCTGCTCGAAGTGGCGGCGTTTTACGGATGGATTCTCGCCGCGATCTGGGGCGGACAACGTTTGGGTTTGAGCGGCCAGGTGTGGATCGGGGCCGTTTTGTTGATGGGCGCGGCCGTTTATTCCACGCGCCGGCACGGGGACGGGCCGGAACGCCTCGGCTTTTCGATGAGATGGTTCAAGCCGGCGTCGGCGTCGATGCTAAAAGTCGCCGGGCCCCTCCTTCTGGCTTTGGCGGTTTGGGCGGCCGTTTCGCCTCCGCCGCCCATGAAAAAATTGTTTTTTTGGGTTTTGGGCTACCCCCTGTGGGCCTTCGCCCAGGAATACGCCCTTTTGGCCTTCGCGGCCAACCGCCTGCGGAACGGGCTGGGCGATCGAACGAAAACGATCGCGCTGATCAACGGTCTTTTGTTCGCGGCGGTGCATTTTCCCAACCCGATGTTGATGACCGCGTGCCTTCTCTCCGGGGTGGCCTTCACATGGATTTTTCTTAAAACCCCACACCTGGTGCCGCCGGCCCTGGCCCACGCCCTGGGCGGCGCCCTTCTGTCTTGGATTTTCCTTGATCAATACAACGCGATGATGGTCGGCCCCGCTTATTGGAAACACGCTCTGACCCCGGGCCCCCACCCTTGA
- a CDS encoding YceI family protein yields the protein MLAVAGAAGVFAADTYQLDASHASVGFSVRHLGISNVKGSFPRVSGTLVLDEKSLGKSSVEVTIDAASVDTNDESRDKHLRAADFFEVDKHPTITFKSTMVVRKDDGFVATGDLTIKGVTKSVEIPFALSGPTDHPMAPLSVLGIEGSLTINRRDFNITYGPAVVIGDQVKIDLHVEFNRPRPAAKK from the coding sequence ATGTTGGCGGTGGCCGGCGCGGCCGGGGTTTTCGCGGCTGACACTTACCAACTGGACGCGTCCCACGCGTCGGTCGGCTTTTCGGTTCGGCATTTGGGCATTTCCAACGTGAAGGGGTCTTTCCCCAGGGTGTCCGGTACCCTGGTTTTGGACGAGAAGAGCCTCGGCAAATCCTCGGTCGAAGTCACTATCGACGCCGCGTCGGTGGACACCAACGACGAAAGCCGCGACAAGCACCTGCGCGCCGCGGACTTTTTCGAAGTGGACAAACACCCCACCATCACCTTCAAGAGCACGATGGTCGTTCGCAAGGATGACGGTTTCGTGGCCACGGGGGACCTCACCATCAAGGGCGTGACGAAATCCGTGGAAATCCCCTTCGCCCTTTCGGGCCCGACCGATCACCCCATGGCCCCGTTGTCCGTTCTCGGCATTGAAGGAAGCCTCACGATCAACCGCCGGGATTTCAACATCACCTACGGCCCCGCTGTGGTCATCGGCGACCAGGTCAAGATCGACCTTCACGTGGAATTCAACCGCCCGCGCCCCGCCGCGAAGAAATAA
- the metF gene encoding methylenetetrahydrofolate reductase [NAD(P)H], whose protein sequence is MKIASLFAPGRTLFSFEFFPPKNDGDVDHLLATARELKILGPAYISVTWGAGGSTRRKTLDIVSAIKNDIGVESMAHLTCVGAGRADLDEILADIARRGVKNILALRGDPPKGAAAFVPHPDGFRHADELVAHIRKAHDFCLGVAGYPEGHVESPDRESDLDNLKRKVDAGADFVVTQLFFDNADFLRFRDRAASRGVRVPIVAGLMPITNAGQVQRFTQLCGARLPAPLLTELDRRRDDAEAVTRLGIDHATAQCRGLLAAGVAGIHFYTLNRSRSTAEILRRLQTPTA, encoded by the coding sequence ATGAAGATCGCGTCGTTGTTCGCCCCCGGTCGAACGCTGTTTTCTTTCGAATTTTTCCCGCCCAAAAACGACGGGGACGTCGACCACCTTTTGGCCACGGCCCGGGAGCTGAAAATCCTGGGGCCGGCCTACATTTCCGTCACCTGGGGCGCCGGCGGCAGCACCCGGCGGAAAACCCTCGACATCGTCTCCGCCATCAAAAACGACATCGGCGTCGAGAGCATGGCCCACCTCACCTGCGTGGGCGCGGGCCGCGCCGACCTCGACGAGATCTTGGCCGACATCGCCCGCCGGGGCGTGAAAAACATTTTGGCCCTGCGCGGCGACCCCCCCAAGGGCGCGGCGGCCTTCGTGCCTCACCCGGACGGATTCCGTCACGCCGACGAGCTCGTGGCCCACATTCGAAAGGCCCACGATTTTTGCCTGGGCGTGGCCGGGTACCCCGAGGGACACGTGGAGTCCCCGGACCGGGAAAGCGATCTGGACAATTTAAAACGGAAAGTGGACGCCGGTGCCGATTTCGTCGTCACCCAATTGTTTTTCGACAACGCCGATTTCCTGCGCTTCCGCGACCGGGCCGCGTCGCGGGGCGTGCGGGTGCCGATCGTGGCCGGGCTCATGCCCATCACCAACGCCGGGCAGGTCCAACGGTTCACCCAATTGTGTGGCGCGCGCCTGCCCGCCCCGCTCCTGACGGAGCTGGACCGCCGCCGCGACGACGCCGAGGCGGTAACGCGCCTGGGCATCGACCACGCGACGGCCCAATGCCGGGGACTCCTCGCCGCGGGCGTCGCCGGGATCCATTTTTACACCCTCAATCGCTCCCGTTCCACCGCCGAAATCCTGCGCCGCCTCCAAACCCCCACCGCTTAA